From the genome of Vitis riparia cultivar Riparia Gloire de Montpellier isolate 1030 chromosome 11, EGFV_Vit.rip_1.0, whole genome shotgun sequence:
AAATTTGATAGAATGATATAATTAAGTTGGAAACTCACTAGTCGATCAAAAGATATGAGGACGTTCAATGACTTGTTTTCATCTCAAGAATCAAATTCTCATTCCCTTATGGCCTTGATATGGCCATTCTCCCAACTTTCAATATCACATGGCAAGTTCAAAATCAAGCGGCAAGATCTCTTTAAGGGGACAACAAGTACAAACATACTCTTCTTTTTTATCTCCTTTTATatatgtaagaaaaaaatatcccCTAAGTTGAGGCTTAGGTTGAACCATTGATGTAGCACTAGGCATCGAAAGGTAGACAAATGACATGGGAATATATTCGACAAGGGTGGAGctaaaagaaatggaagaatcCCTCAAATGAGACTAAAAAATAAGTCTAAACCAATTTAGAAATGAGAACGGTGAAGTGTGTTATTGGTAGttgtcaattaaaaaattagggtCCTTGCAATATGGCAAGAGATCAATCCTTTTGCCTACTTAGTATAAAAAGCCAAACATACTCTCAAAGGAGTCCAGGATATACGAAGTGGCCATGGGttggagaaaaaagaaagaaaaatctaaaaagtaaaaataaaataaaagatgaaaaaatgaGACATAAAAGTGATGAAGAATGAGTAATGGAACCAATGGaggcaaaaaaacaaacaaagaacaatGGAATacgaaaataataaaagtaaaggGTGATAAGAAttggaaaaagagagaataagGAAGGTTCGTAGGAAAGTCTTCAATGGAAGTCTTCAATGGGTTCCTAAAAGTGCTCATAAACAATTATTTACATGGGAGGTGATGAACCTTAGGTGCACTATGTTTGTATGTCATTTATGGTCTAAAATGCCCATTCACCAACCAATGTGTGTTTGAATTTCCAAAAGACATGTTCCCTAGAAAAGAAACATCATTATAGTTACCTCGCTACCAAATTAATTGAACACTTCAAATGATTGTCGTGAGTACTAAAAACACAAATTTTGCCGATAGAAACACATGGCCTTTTAAGGAGCCATTATTGCTAGTAGTAGTATAGGGACCCCACTCGAGTGTGACAATACAATCATTCATTAATGCAAaagtaaaaaagataaaataaaagctCAAAAGACCATGTCGTATAGAAACACAATTGGTTGCCATTTGTGCATGTTCAGATAAGTGTTCATCGAAAATGTTGCATGGATATCAAAGTCATGAGTGAGAAAAATAGCTTGGAGCTtctataaaaagtataaaaaaaaataaagaaaatttatcatatttttctcttatttaattGTCTATGAAAAaattagggaaagaaaaaataaattaatgttgaGCAATGCATTCtctccaaatttttaaataaaaatggagaagaaaatattttaacattttccctccattttttcctcacatttttcaggtttttttttttccttccctccGTTCTCCCTACTAACTAAACTTACCCTAAAACAAAAGGCATGAAAACAACATGGGCCAGCCCAGTTTTTCCAACCCACTGGGCTGGGCTAACCCCACCAGAGCACTAACAAAggttaatttctatttatttatttatctttttagtaAATATTGGAGCCATTTATATaggaataaatttaataatcaattacATTTTTTGGAGGTGGTTGGTCAATGGTCAAGGCTCATGACTCCTCATGGTATGGGATGCTTTTCTACAATAATTACTTTATCATGCACGCGCACTCTTGCTATAACTCATCTCAAATGATCCTATTACAACGTGTGTAAGTCTTGCCTTCTCCCTGAACCcaagaaaaaatatatctaattgtCCAGGTTTAATTCTCATTGTAATCAGAAAAGAAAGATCACACCTGGTTCAGTTTCAGATCTAAGCATTTGAAAGGGGCATCATCATAAGTCAAGATTCATGATCATTTATTGAAGCTGAGAAATGTTTTTctcaaaacaaattaaaggcATGGTACAAACATTAGTATTTGATACAGGATACAGTGATATACAGAATAAACTGAAGCAAGCCCATCAAGCTTCCTTATTAAGTTATTCATACATACTAACTGTTTCAATCTCCAAGGTCACttgaaggaataaaaaattaatcccTTTTCTTGATCCATTATGCCTTAGCCTCTCTTCACCATCTGAGCTTTGCAGGGAAATACTGCAATAGAATTCTCCAGttaagcaagaacaaaactGAAAACTAAGGGAACTAGTCATCAATCAAAGAATTAGCAATGGTGGTTTCACCTTTTCAATGAGGGAGAGATAGTATGGCTTGACCTTTTCAACATCAATTCTAACCTTGCTCTTACTGTAGAGATCATACTTGCTGTAAAAATCATAAGTTTAATTGGTTGGTGTACAGTGTGAAAAAATCAATCAGATgaatagaaaaagagaaaacatataAGGTAGATTACTTGAATATATGAAGCCACTTCAAATTCTCAACATCCTCTTCATTCATTAGGTGTTTGTATGCTCCATATCTGTGTAGAGCTGCAAGAAAGAGAGTTTCTATTGAGATCATATGAATAACTTCACATATCGAGAAGTCGTTTGAATCCAAAACATCTTACGATAGAAGGAATGGTATCTGATGATAAACAATGCTGCTGGAGGTAGAGTTGATTTATTTTCCTTGGCTACCTGCAAATTTGATGGAAGAGCTTCATTTTTAAACTGATGCAGGTTGTGGAATCATTGAACCAATTCCAAGTTCATATGAAGAAGCGAATAGATATATACCAAGTACATGTAGTCATCATGTCCCCAAGATATCATTACATTGTCTAGACCACACCCTTCAGAGTAAATTCCATTCTTGGTGCTGTAATGAGGGTTGTTGTAATCTGGGTTTTCCTTGAAATACTGCAAACacaaattattttgagaaatttgtGTAGATACCTACTGCATTTGAAGTACCATTTTTTGAGAAGAAAATATACCTTGTGATGGACATTGGCCTCGTCAAAAGCACACCCAACAGGGAAGGTGTCACCTGCAATGGCAATAATTATATTAACTGTTAGTTTAAGTCTAAATGGAAATGAATGTATTGACCATGACATCATTGAAACACAAAGCTCACCAACAACAGCCCATTGAGGAAGCTCTCCAAAGCTAGGATGAAGCAGGACCTTTCCAAGATCTGTAAACCCATtcaagaacaaataaataagcatATATAGAATACTTTGGAAATATCAGTTCTtgtgaaacaaaaaaattgaaaagtgtggatatatatatatatatgtatattgtATACCATGAATAAGGCCAGTCAAGTGGAGCCAATCTTCATTGGGATAGTCTTTCCTGATGGCTTCAGCAGTCTGCAACAAGTGCTCAATCTGAGGCTCATCCAAGTCAGGATCACTATCATCTATAACATCATTGAGAAGCTCACAGCATTCCCATATGCTCATCTCTACCCTGTCCAATTTCCCATACGCCTCTCTCATCTTCTTCACCTGCATGCATTTGCATTATgagttttcttcaaattcaaacCTCGTATAATGGGATATAGTTAAAACCGGGAGGGTCGAAAGAGCCCAAACTGCGTATAAGTTCGGAAAAGGTTGTTAAGAATTAGCTTACAAAATCATATGTCTGGTTAATGTGGTTTATTCTATAGAACTCCTCCACGGTCTTCTGCCTCTCGCTCTCCGCATCATAATCCCTGCCACCATGCCACCCATTTTCACGTCAGATCAGTCATTCCCACCAAAGccgaaaaaaaatatatttaaaacttcaaaagaaaaaagaaattaaaatttaaaaccaccTGAATGAGTTCCCAAACGAATTGATCTCAGGCGCCATAAACCCATCTTTCGGCACCGGAAATCCGCCGTCCAACACCAACTCAATGGTCTCAGAGTAAAGCTTCTCCGGTTGTGACCCTGATCATAATCACCATCAAAACATCAGCCACATGCAAGACCCAAAAAAAGGGATTGAATCAAAGGAGAAAAAGACAATACCTAGCTCAGGCTGGTCAATGAGGATAGTCATATTTTCTCGAGAAAAAGTGACAGAAAATCgaaaaggaaagggaaatgAAAAAGAGACGCAGAGCTCAGAATTGATTAACAAAAAGCTTGCGAATGGATATGCGAATGATTTTTTTCTAGAAGCCTATTTATGCTAAAACTCTGGAAGTCCTTGTCTGATATTTTGGAAGCTTTGGAGTCCTTACAGGAAAATCTTGGTTTTACAACTAATCAATCGGACACGTGTATTAAAAATTCCCATACAACATTCCTAACACGCGTGAAGCCCACGTCCAATGATATCACGCCATCTGGCTAAATGTCTATATGCTTTTGCGACGCGCTTCTGTGAGGGGTTACTTGGAGAGTTCAAAGGAGTTGCTGGGAATGAGTCAGCTTTGCGTGGACATGATATCAAAATTTCAGTTATACAGCAAAGGTGGGCCGACTGACTCGGCATCTAGTCACGACCGACGAGTGATTTGACTTTTTCTTAAATAGGCTGGTGAAATCAAACGGCTGAGTTGTGTCCTACTCGAGCAAAACgcggaaaaatataaatgacgGTCGAGCAATGACGGCAATCACTACGCCACGTCATCCATACGGCAGACCCACTTGTGATATTCTGAGCAGGCGCCGCCTGCATGGGACAGACCGGTGATTTTatcagataaaataaaaaaaaaacacgatcTCCCAAAATATCTGCTTAAAAACGTTTCTTTGAAGAGGTCGTTGTGAAGTTATTTCATACGTTCCGGCCAGTACCAATTGTACTAGTACGGAAAAAGCAATGAAATATCtagagaaataaaattagatagttatggaaagagaaattagaatttaagctcaatttaattaaattttaaaagaatattaattggaataaataaattataaattaatctgATTCTCACGAGggaaaaaataaacttaaaattaatagattatttcatttttatttttttatataaatattaaataatttaaaatgtatagatttttaactaattttaattatatatatatttttttcaaaatcaaatatgagaaaaatatattagataGTTCCAAAATCACATCAATCTCCGACTAATCCATagataagaaataagaaaatttcaacATATTGAAATGTAATTTGCTTGGGAGGATTGCAATTCTCTTTGTCCCTCTTACCCACTtgcaaaaaattatattttttttatttagtaggTTCAATCCTACTTCAATTAAGAAAGATTTTAAAGTTGAAATATGATCAACCCACCCTTAGATTTTACATAGAGTCCATTATGGAGTGGGGTCACTTCATTTGTCGCCTTAGTCTATCAACTTgccttacctatcacaacaccAAACCACTAAAATAATGGATCCAAAAGGTGATGAGGTAATTGAATTGCCAACTTTTGAGTtggtcaattttttcttttttttttgtctttttattattattattattttgtcacgTCAAGGTGAAAATAAAAGCATGATGATCTTAGTGAAGGTTAAATATGtgttataaactttttttttattatgttatgtTTTGCACACCCATCGAATATCTTTTTTTCACGAGCATAAAAGAAGCATCGTTAATaagatattatattatttacaaatttttaacTCTTGTAGTTTATATTCTAATTCTaagtgtttgtatttttttttatcttgatgttttgatcttatttatttgtatttttattcaaCGATTTAGGTCTATAAGATATATTTAATGATtcgaattttttattatatttatatcacTATCATAATATAGCATTTTccaaaatcataaaactaaattaaaatactGTTTTATCGTAATCAGAATCCAAttgaaagataaatttataataatctCATTTTTGGTAAAGGTGTTGcatttttttcacatatataTCCTAGTCTATTAATTGCACTACCTATCTTAATATGAGGATTTTGCATATCATTGATCAAATTAATCGTCAATGTATCAAACCCTTAAGAGTAAGCATTCACTAAACCTAATAAGTATCAATGCTATTGTCTTAAGAGACTTGCAAAGAGTCTAATCCGTCAGGCTCTTAACTTTCCGTTTCTAAAGCTGACACGTAAGCACTTACAATCAACAAAACACCAATATACTgacatgtattttattattttcactcttGGATTAGTCATAGACAACTGGAAATGTTATCATCCATTTTACAAAAAAGGTATATTATGatctttttgttaaatttacttttaacaCCCTGATAGTTGTGGGGGGTTTCCCTCCATGTGTTCTTCTCAAGTTCAAGACCCTGTCTAAACCAAGATAAGTTCCGTCTAATACCAAAAGTGAGAAGTTTCTTTTCTTCCACAAGGGCAAACGGAATTGACAGGTTGGGCTCATTGAACTCTCAGACGGGAAAATCAATCCAGTTAAGTTCTAAAGATTTTTGGCATGATCAACCACGCCTAACGTCTGAGTGTCAACCTAGACACTTGAGGATGGATGAGACTCTATTTACACCGAAAAGTCAATGTCAATTAATTATTACAGACAATTCCAAACATTGACAAACTAAATGGACAGTCAACTGCAC
Proteins encoded in this window:
- the LOC117925313 gene encoding probable inositol oxygenase → MTILIDQPELGSQPEKLYSETIELVLDGGFPVPKDGFMAPEINSFGNSFRDYDAESERQKTVEEFYRINHINQTYDFVKKMREAYGKLDRVEMSIWECCELLNDVIDDSDPDLDEPQIEHLLQTAEAIRKDYPNEDWLHLTGLIHDLGKVLLHPSFGELPQWAVVGDTFPVGCAFDEANVHHKYFKENPDYNNPHYSTKNGIYSEGCGLDNVMISWGHDDYMYLVAKENKSTLPPAALFIIRYHSFYPLHRYGAYKHLMNEEDVENLKWLHIFNKYDLYSKSKVRIDVEKVKPYYLSLIEKYFPAKLRW